In Elaeis guineensis isolate ETL-2024a chromosome 1, EG11, whole genome shotgun sequence, a genomic segment contains:
- the LOC105061049 gene encoding GDSL esterase/lipase At2g04570-like isoform X1: MSPNSLPWLLLVPLFLHLAEITAKVPAIIIFGDSSVDTGNNNYIPTIARSNFKPYGRDFIGGQPTGRFCNGRLATDFISEAFGLPPTVPAYLDPTYGIKDFAAGVCFASAGSGYDNATSDVLSVIPLWKELEYFKEFCGKLKAYQGEAKAQQTLRESLYIISLGTNDFLENYYTVPGGRGSQYTVEEYQDFLIGIAEGFLREIYQSGARKVDVTGILPMGCLPLERVTSPTMGACNELYNKVAWNFNSKLQCLIKKLNGELHGVTIVYSDVYQLFLDVLQKPLTYGFEDAASGCCATGIFEMGYMCNKKSPFTCQDANKFVFWDAFHPTERMNHIVADQMMNTTLAIFK, from the exons ATGTCACCAAACTCCTTGCCTTGGCTTCTGTTAGTCCCGCTCTTTCTTCATCTCGCTGAGATCACTGCCAAAGTTCCGGCAATCATCATCTTCGGGGACTCATCGGTCGACACCGGTAACAACAACTACATACCGACCATCGCAAGGAGCAACTTCAAGCCTTACGGCCGTGACTTCATCGGCGGTCAGCCCACCGGTCGATTCTGCAATGGGCGGCTTGCGACCGACTTCATCTCAGAAGCCTTCGGGCTCCCGCCGACCGTACCGGCCTACCTCGACCCAACATATGGCATCAAGGACTTCGCCGCCGGTGTCTGCTTCGCCTCCGCCGGTAGTGGCTACGACAACGCCACATCTGATGTGCTA TCCGTCATACCTCTATGGAAGGAATTGGAGTACTTCAAAGAATTCTGTGGGAAGTTGAAGGCTTACCAAGGGGAAGCCAAGGCCCAACAGACACTGAGAGAGTCTCTATATATTATAAGCTTGGGGACCAATGATTTCCTGGAGAACTACTACACGGTACCCGGTGGCCGAGGGTCGCAGTATACCGTGGAGGAGTACCAGGACTTCCTAATTGGCATTGCCGAAGGTTTCCTCAGAGAAATATACCAGTCTGGTGCTCGCAAAGTAGACGTCACCGGCATTCTTCCGATGGGGTGTTTACCGCTGGAACGAGTCACCAGTCCGACGATGGGGGCTTGCAACGAATTATACAACAAGGTGGCCTGGAATTTTAACAGCAAGCTGCAGTGCTTGATCAAAAAGCTCAACGGAGAACTGCATGGTGTCACGATCGTATACAGTGATGTCTACCAACTTTTTTTGGATGTCCTCCAGAAGCCATTGACATATG GGTTTGAGGATGCAGCATCTGGCTGTTGCGCCACAGGAATTTTTGAGATGGGATACATGTGCAACAAAAAGAGTCCATTCACATGCCAAGATGCCAACAAATTTGTCTTCTGGGATGCGTTCCACCCAACCGAGAGGATGAACCACATTGTTGCCGATCAAATGATGAACACTACTCTAGCCATATTTAAGTAA
- the LOC105061049 gene encoding GDSL esterase/lipase At2g42990-like isoform X2, which yields MSPNSLPWLLLVPLFLHLAEITAKVPAIIIFGDSSVDTGNNNYIPTIARSNFKPYGRDFIGGQPTGRFCNGRLATDFISEAFGLPPTVPAYLDPTYGIKDFAAGVCFASAGSGYDNATSDVLSVIPLWKELEYFKEFCGKLKAYQGEAKAQQTLRESLYIISLGTNDFLENYYTVPGGRGSQYTVEEYQDFLIGIAEGFLREIYQSGARKVDVTGILPMGCLPLERVTSPTMGACNELYNKVAWNFNSKLQCLIKKLNGELHGVTIVYSDVYQLFLDVLQKPLTYEIKRWTKSSGPVKS from the exons ATGTCACCAAACTCCTTGCCTTGGCTTCTGTTAGTCCCGCTCTTTCTTCATCTCGCTGAGATCACTGCCAAAGTTCCGGCAATCATCATCTTCGGGGACTCATCGGTCGACACCGGTAACAACAACTACATACCGACCATCGCAAGGAGCAACTTCAAGCCTTACGGCCGTGACTTCATCGGCGGTCAGCCCACCGGTCGATTCTGCAATGGGCGGCTTGCGACCGACTTCATCTCAGAAGCCTTCGGGCTCCCGCCGACCGTACCGGCCTACCTCGACCCAACATATGGCATCAAGGACTTCGCCGCCGGTGTCTGCTTCGCCTCCGCCGGTAGTGGCTACGACAACGCCACATCTGATGTGCTA TCCGTCATACCTCTATGGAAGGAATTGGAGTACTTCAAAGAATTCTGTGGGAAGTTGAAGGCTTACCAAGGGGAAGCCAAGGCCCAACAGACACTGAGAGAGTCTCTATATATTATAAGCTTGGGGACCAATGATTTCCTGGAGAACTACTACACGGTACCCGGTGGCCGAGGGTCGCAGTATACCGTGGAGGAGTACCAGGACTTCCTAATTGGCATTGCCGAAGGTTTCCTCAGAGAAATATACCAGTCTGGTGCTCGCAAAGTAGACGTCACCGGCATTCTTCCGATGGGGTGTTTACCGCTGGAACGAGTCACCAGTCCGACGATGGGGGCTTGCAACGAATTATACAACAAGGTGGCCTGGAATTTTAACAGCAAGCTGCAGTGCTTGATCAAAAAGCTCAACGGAGAACTGCATGGTGTCACGATCGTATACAGTGATGTCTACCAACTTTTTTTGGATGTCCTCCAGAAGCCATTGACATATG AAATTAAAAGGTGGACCAAGTCCAGTGGACCAGTCAAATCCTGA
- the LOC105061014 gene encoding probable carboxylesterase Os04g0669500, whose protein sequence is MSFLRSNYPLFLKPLALVAITLAATSLFTSFVQRQTPRPLLDRPMTTVARSFVLWLHGLGDSGPANEPIRTFFTFPEFKHTKWSFPSAPHAPVSCNYGAIMPSWFDIYEIPVSAESPKDEKGLLGAVQNVHAMIDKEVAAGISPENIFVCGFSQGGALTLASVLLYPKTLGGGAVFSGWVPFNSSIIECISPEARKTPILWSHGMADRTVLFGAGQAGPPFLERAGMSCEFKAYPDLGHSITNEELKSLEAWIKARLESSS, encoded by the exons ATGAGCTTCCTCCGATCTAATTATCCTCTGTTCCTGAAACCCCTCGCCCTCGTCGCCATCACCCTCGCCGCCACCTCCCTCTTCACCTCCTTCGTCCAGCGCCAAACCCCTCGTCCGCTCCTGGACCGCCCCATGACCACCGTTGCCCGTAGCTTCGTACTCTGGCTCCACGGCCTGGGCGACTCCGGCCCCGCCAACGAGCCCATCCGCACCTTCTTCACCTTCCCTGAGTTCAAGCACACCAAGTGGTCCTTCCCTTCCGCCCCCCACGCTCCCGTCTCTTGCAACT ATGGTGCTATCATGCCTTCATGGTTTGATATTTATGAAATACCTGTGAGCGCT GAATCCCCGAAAGATGAAAAGGGACTTCTTGGAGCTGTCCAGAATGTGCATGCGATGATAGACAAGGAGGTAGCTGCTGGCATCAGTCCTGAAAATATATTCGTCTGTGGGTTTAGTCAAGGAG GTGCCTTGACCTTGGCAAGTGTGTTGCTCTACCCAAAAACTTTGGGAGGAGGCGCTGTCTTCAGTGGATGGGTTCCTTTTAATTCGTCAATCATAGAATGCATATCACCCGAAGCTAGAAAG ACGCCCATTTTGTGGTCTCATGGTATGGCTGACAGAACAGTACTGTTTGGGGCTGGGCAAGCTGGACCTCCTTTTCTAGAGCGAGCTGGTATGAGCTGTGAATTTAAG GCTTATCCTGATCTTGGCCATTCTATAACAAATGAAGAGCTGAAATCCCTTGAGGCATGGATCAAGGCTCGTCTCGAAAGTTCTTCGTGA
- the LOC105061013 gene encoding mediator of RNA polymerase II transcription subunit 11 isoform X2, with protein MGPHGQTTSLQRLLLVEKRIVRVVELAGSVMDELANSTGPRTDILTTHCREFMQSIKEIQTTLREEIKSACEYRPFEKCDYSARISNEICCKKLEYIIEQLDGMQQSIDQCKDGI; from the exons ATGGGTCCTCACGGCCAAACCACCTCTCTCCAACGCCTTCTTCTCGTCGAGAAG CGAATAGTTCGGGTGGTGGAGCTCGCGGGATCGGTGATGGACGAGCTTGCCAATTCCACTGGACCCCGAACGGACATCCTCACCACCCACTGCCGCGAGTTCATGCAGTCCATCAAG GAGATTCAAACAACATTGCGTGAGGAAATCAAAAGCGCATGTGAGTATCGTCCATTTGAGAAGTGTGATTATAGTGCCAGAATTTCTAATGAGATTTGTTGCAAGAAATTGGAATACATTATTGAGCAGTTGGATGGCATGCAACAAAGCATTGATCAGTGTAAAGATGGAATATGA
- the LOC105061013 gene encoding mediator of RNA polymerase II transcription subunit 11 isoform X1, with the protein MGPHGQTTSLQRLLLVEKRIVRVVELAGSVMDELANSTGPRTDILTTHCREFMQSIKDESCNFLSHRECSCEYSVIGATIQLEGNGSTWKTKCPLIAQDHESMDGEVATSNYMDSPFFYMMRYIQ; encoded by the exons ATGGGTCCTCACGGCCAAACCACCTCTCTCCAACGCCTTCTTCTCGTCGAGAAG CGAATAGTTCGGGTGGTGGAGCTCGCGGGATCGGTGATGGACGAGCTTGCCAATTCCACTGGACCCCGAACGGACATCCTCACCACCCACTGCCGCGAGTTCATGCAGTCCATCAAG GATGAGTCATGCAATTTTCTTTCTCATCGTGAGTGCAGCTGTGAATATTCTGTCATTGGGGCTACAATACAGCTTGAAGGAAACGGATCAACATGGAAAACAAAATGCCCTCTGATTGCCCAGGATCATGAATCAATGGATGGAGAAGTTGCTACAAGCAATTATATGGACTCTCCTTTCTTTTATATGATGAGATACATTCAATGA
- the LOC105061013 gene encoding mediator of RNA polymerase II transcription subunit 11 isoform X3 — protein sequence MGPHGQTTSLQRLLLVEKRIVRVVELAGSVMDELANSTGPRTDILTTHCREFMQSIKEIQTTLREEIKSAFGWHATKH from the exons ATGGGTCCTCACGGCCAAACCACCTCTCTCCAACGCCTTCTTCTCGTCGAGAAG CGAATAGTTCGGGTGGTGGAGCTCGCGGGATCGGTGATGGACGAGCTTGCCAATTCCACTGGACCCCGAACGGACATCCTCACCACCCACTGCCGCGAGTTCATGCAGTCCATCAAG GAGATTCAAACAACATTGCGTGAGGAAATCAAAAGCGCAT TTGGATGGCATGCAACAAAGCATTGA
- the LOC105061012 gene encoding uncharacterized protein, with the protein MAASCNLFLLPFAKSPAFSSLLSSRPHLPTPSRHSVALCSASLPLRPPSAAGPLDPAVAAVSPALRHANVFFFRSGYNVQIMVDENESEEALLRRFRREVSRAGVIQECKRRRFFENKQEEKKRKAREAGRRNRRRRSGPRFFSSSSSSSSSAAAGGDAARKLPSEDVDDNWEMPDGDLPY; encoded by the exons ATGGCGGCTTCCTGTAATCTTTTCCTACTCCCCTTCGCCAAGAGCCCTGCCTTCTCCTCCCTCCTCTCATCTCGCCCTCACCTCCCAACCCCCTCCCGCCACTCCGTCGCCCTCTGCTCCGCCTCGCTCCCTCTCCGGCCGCCGTCCGCGGCGGGGCCGCTCGACCCTGCCGTCGCCGCCGTCAGCCCGGCCCTCCGGCATGCGAACGTTTTCTTCTTCAGGTCGGGCTACAACGTCCAGATCATGGTGGATGAGAATGAGTCCGAGGAGGCCCTCCTGCGGCGGTTCCGGCGGGAGGTGTCGAGGGCCGGGGTGATCCAGGAGTGCAAGCGGCGGAGGTTCTTCGAGAACAAACAGGAAGAGAAGAAGCGGAAGGCTCGTGAAGCTGGGCGAAGGAATCGGAGGAG ACGGTCAGGGCCAAGATTCTTCTCGTCGTCATCCTCGTCATCATCATCAGCAGCAGCAGGTGGTGATGCTGCTCGTAAATTGCCTTCAGAGGATGTAGATGACAACTGGGAAATGCCGGACGGCGACCTTCCTTACTGA